In Clavibacter californiensis, the sequence CCGGGCCGTAGCCGCACAGCGAGTTCGAGCGGTGGGCCACGTCGACGGACGCAGGCCACGCGTCGGTGAGGCGCTGGCCCCACCAGGCCGCGCACGTGCCGTCGTCGGCGGAGGAGGCGGGGGATCCGCCGGTCGCCTGCCCGGGGATCGGCGCGGGGACGGGGTCCGTGGCGTCGGGCGCCTGCGCATCGCCGGCGGCCCGCGCATCGCCCGCCTGCGCCGCGTCCGGCTCCGTGTCCGACGGCATGAGCACGTCGCCCTGCACGGTGCCGGCGACGCCGCGCACGGCGTCCAGGGCGGCGGGCACGGCGAGGGTCCGCTCCGGGGCGACGACCTCCCGGCCGGCGACGCGGAACCGGGCGAACCCGGTGTCGAATGCGTGCGACGCGAGCGCCAGCGTGCCGGAGACGGGCAGCGCGGACACATCGTCGCGCGCGTCGCCCACGTCGAGGCCGCTGTCGCGCAGCCAGGCGGCGACGGCCGGCGCGGCGTCGGGGCGGGCCGGATCCAGCAGCACCGTGAGCGCGACCGTCGCGTCCGCGGGTGCGTCGCCGACCCGGACGGCGGAGGTGCCGGCGGGCCACGACGGGGCAGACCCGTCGATCGCGCGGAGCCCGGCGGCGACGCGCGCGGCGGTCGGGTCGCCGCCGGCGGTGGCGGACTCGGATCCGGTGCCCGCGAGCGCGCTCGCGACGAGCGCCGCGACGGCGACGAGGGCGACGGCGCCCGTGCCGAGGGCGACGGATCGCGCGCGCGACGACGGGCGCCGGACGAGGGCGCGGATCCGGCCCTCCGTCGGCGGGCGCGCGGCGGGCCCTCGGGCCTCGACGGGTGGGAGGGACGAGGGGTGTGAGGGCATGCGGGATCCGTATTCGATTCAGGGGGGAGTGCGCGAGGGCGCGTGCGGATGCTATCCCTGAATGAGAACGGTTCTCACCACCTGTGGAGGGTGGGCGGCCTCGTCGGCATGCGACGAGGCGGCGGGCTGGAGATCCAGCCCGCCGCCCCGTCCCGGTCAGGAGACCGGATCGGGTGTCATCCGCCGCAGTGCGACTTCCAGACCTTCGGGAAGTCGAAGTAGTAGCCCTGGCCGCAGGTCCAGCTCTTGATGAACTCGCCGAGGCCGCCCACGACGACGCCCAGCGCGAGGCAGGAGAGCTTGCTCAGGTCGAGCGTGATGCACATGGTGCCGATGTAGACGGCCACGCCCACCGTGATGGCCGTCTTGATGATGTAGCCGGGGATGTGCCACTCGTGGTTGCTCCAGAACCACTTCGATTCGGTGATGGTGCCCGCGCTGCCCTGCGCGACGACGTCCGCCTTGGTGACCGCTCGGCCGTCCTTCGAGTCGAGCGTCTGCTGGATCGCCGCGTTCTCCACCGCGTTCGCGTGGGAGGAGGCGGTGTTCTGGATCTCCGCGCGGATCTCGGCGGCGGCCTGCGCGTGGCTCTCGCCCTTCGCGGCCCACGCGGGGATGTGCTGGCCGGCGACGACGGTGCCTTCGGTCGCGACGGTGGCGAGCTGGTCGGCGGTGATCTTGCCGCTCTTCACGTCGTGCTCGAACGTGCCGTTGAGGAGGGAGGACGCCACGACCGACTGGTCGAGGTGGGCGGGGGCGGCCTGGGCGGCGTCGCCGGCGCCCATCCCGAAGAGGGCGACCGCGGTGACGGTCGCGGCGGCCGCGAGCAGGCGGACGGAGCGGCGGGAGGGGGCCGGGACCGTGGGTGATGCGAGGGACATGACTGGCCTTCCGTATCGAGGGGCGACCATCGCCCCGCGAGCACGGTAGGGGCGCGATGCCCCCGTTCCGGGGTCGAACGGGTACCTCCGCATGAACGACGCATGTCCGTCAGTCGCTCGTCTGACGAAGGCCTCCCGACATGGCCGCCGCTCCGTCCGTTCATCCCGGCGTGGGACTCCCGTCGATCGGGACGGGTAGTCTTCCTCGACTCCCGGACGGGGAAGGAACAGGAGCGACATGAACCAGCGGCAGGCGGCGGTGTCCCGGGCACGGCGCGAGATCATGGAGGCGGCGGGCGCGCAGTTCGCGGCCCACGGCTACGAGGGCACGTCGTTCTCGCGCGTGGCCGAGGCGATGGGCAAGCCCAAGTCCGCCATCGGGTACCACCTCTTCGCATCCAAGGAGAGCCTCGCGGGCGCGGTGGTCGAGGCCCAGGAGGACCGCTGGCTCCGCATCGAGGCGGCGCTCGACCGGCCGGGGTCGCTGCACGAGCTCATCGTCTTCCTCCTCACGGGTGCCAGCACCGTGGAGGTCTGCCCCGTCGCCGCGGGTGCCATCCGGCTCCTGCAGGACATGCCCCGGCTCGGCCTCGCCGTCGAGCGCCGCTTCGACGTGTGGGGGTTCACCCGGAAGCACCTGGAGGCGGAGCTCGCGGTCCGGGACATCCGCGCCCCCGATCTCGACGCCGTCGTCGACATCCTGCTGAGCGCGACCT encodes:
- a CDS encoding polysaccharide deacetylase family protein translates to MSLASPTVPAPSRRSVRLLAAAATVTAVALFGMGAGDAAQAAPAHLDQSVVASSLLNGTFEHDVKSGKITADQLATVATEGTVVAGQHIPAWAAKGESHAQAAAEIRAEIQNTASSHANAVENAAIQQTLDSKDGRAVTKADVVAQGSAGTITESKWFWSNHEWHIPGYIIKTAITVGVAVYIGTMCITLDLSKLSCLALGVVVGGLGEFIKSWTCGQGYYFDFPKVWKSHCGG
- a CDS encoding helix-turn-helix domain-containing protein, encoding MNQRQAAVSRARREIMEAAGAQFAAHGYEGTSFSRVAEAMGKPKSAIGYHLFASKESLAGAVVEAQEDRWLRIEAALDRPGSLHELIVFLLTGASTVEVCPVAAGAIRLLQDMPRLGLAVERRFDVWGFTRKHLEAELAVRDIRAPDLDAVVDILLSATFGVLSYRSPRLAEPDSAERLRSLWIPLLVGIGIDDADAVVRAARPLDLELVEAGRPDASEALDGSARGPKDADAATAEDSRARA